The Sphingobacteriales bacterium DNA window ATTATAAGAAAAATCAAGACATAATATGAGAGAATATATCCCCCAAATAACGATAGGAAGTGAAACCAATATCAAAAATTGATTACCTTTTAAATTAAATTTAGGATATATTTTCCGTATAACGACCATGCTGAACAAAATAGCTGCATTATAAAATCCCATATAAAATCCCATTAACGCTGGAAATTTTGCCGTTGAAAAACTAAATTTTTGAGTTGGAAGCGTTAAATAATGAAATATTAGCCCCACCCATGAGATTATATAAGTAATTGTTGCCCATAGTATGATATAACTCAGTATTCTAAGAATAAATTTTATTAACCAATGTTTCATGGACAGGGTACATAGTTGATGGGATCTTGACCTTTTAATAGATTTTTTATCGTTTCTAACTCGGGATGTATATCATTTACAACAGGCAGAAATGATATTTCGCCTCCATTATCTATAACAAACTGGGCGATTTTATCTTGTACCCCCTGCCAAAATTCATCAGCAGCAGAAAAAGTGATACTTTCGGTCAAATAACTAAAGAAAGAATTACTCCTATCTATACCCTTTGTGTAAAATTCGTAAGTACCGTCTGTATTTAATTTTATCCCAAACTGTCTATTGCCGCTCACAGGGTGACTGCCAGTGCCATTGCCATTTATATCAAGAGGTGTTTGAATAGTAGAAAATATCCAGCAACATTCTGTGTTTTGAGCGCAGATAACACTACCATCATCTCCTGTTATTGTAAAGTCAAACATGGCTGTAACAGGATTGGAAGACAGCCAAATGGGAGGGTCTGTTGTGGCATTATGATAATTATAGCCTGTTCCGCCTGTATTCGCAAAAAAGTAATAGTTTTTTCTAATGTATTCTTGTAGCTCAAACATTGTGAATGGTGTATTCGTGTTAGGTTTATTAGGCAATTCGCTCATTTTAACTCCATAATAGTCAAAATTTATGAGTGTTCCTGTTGAAAAAGTACTCAAAGGTTGATTTTCATATCCATCGCCTAAGTTGTCTAATCTGTCAATACATACTTGCGGTATCGTAAATAGCGTTAAATCATACCAAAAACTAAGCGGATAATTCGGGTTACTAGTACTACATTCGTTCAGGAGCGACATATCGTCATCATTTGTGAGTTCGCGAAACTCCACTAACCTATCCCAGACATATTCGTGGTCGTTCGTCATCAGAGATAAAGCATCGCACAACACAAATTCAGGGTCATTCAATGCTACGGCATCGCTCATCACATCAGCGGCAATAGGTGCAAAATACGGCATAAAATCGTTTATTTCAGTTGCTGAAAGCCCCAACCCATACTGCAAAAAAGCGCGTTGTACTTTCTGTTGGTCGGTGGTATTGTTCTCATTGATTTGTCCCATAATACCGTTGAATACACAAATCGGGTCGGCGCAGGCACTCGCTACCGAAAGCAAACCGTTGCCACTGCAACTAAATCCGCAATTGCTCAAAGCCACATTTATCATATACTCATAAGTATAGGTACTGCTCGCACTCGTAAAGCCCAATTTTTCCATATACAAATTCACCACATTGCGTTTTTGGTTTTCGCACATATTGCCTATTTCGTAGCGGCTCAGGGTATTCAGGTTGTCGCCGACAAAGTTGCTGTTTAGACAAAATGCGCAGGGAGTGGTCACGGCTTTTTTGGGGGGGGTTGCCGCAACAAAAAACCCGCCGCCCGAAGGGGTGTTTTTCGGGCGGCGGGGGGGAATTATCAAAAAGCTCTCTGATTTTTCTCTTAATAGCTAATCATTCATCAATAAAAATCAATTCCTCAAAATATACTCCACTGATATTCGCAGTTTCCATTTTATTTTTTAAGCGTTCGGTAACAATAAAATCTGCACCAATACCAAAATCAGCAGACAAACGAAAAAGGTCGTCAAACAAAATATTTTTTTTAAATACTAAATCTTTTAAAATTATCCTTTTTCTACCATATTCGCGTCGTTTGTTCTCTAAGTCTTCTTGTGAAGTTATCTTGATAATTTCTTCATCGTATTTGGTAAAAGAGGCATTATCAAAATTAAACGCTTCCCAAGTTGTTTTTTGCCAGTTAATATATTCGTTTATTTTGGTGTAGCGCAAGCGGAAGGCTTGGTAAGTTCTTTGCTCTTGACCGCCTATAATATTATTAAAAATACCTACGTCTGTATGGGAATTATAAACATCATAATAACTATTATCTATTTTTATTGAAAAACTATCCCATTCTACAATTTTTGACTCAATAAACAATTTCTGTAAAGAAGAGGACAATACCATAAAACAAGGTTGTAAGTTACTCATCATATAATCTGCCCAGCAGGTTTCTTCATTACTAAATCTGAAAGAAGGAAAAATAAGTGAGTGGGTGATTAGACCTTCCATAGGTACAGCCGCTAAAGATTCGGTTGTGTTATATTTTCTAGGATGGGGAACATTAGCAAATACAATAATTGTATTACCATTTTCTGAAGAAGTTCCATATCTCAATTTAAATAGTTTACTCATTATATTTAAGGATTATATAAATTAATAGCGTTATCTAATTGATTCAGAGGAGTATTCGGATTATTCTGTAATAAATTTCGTAACCAATTTTGAAATAAAACCACCTCTTCTTGTACTACTTCTGCAGGGGCAGCATCTAAGCTGCCGTAAATATCTGTCATTTTTTTAGCAATTGTTCCATTAGCAGGATTGAGTGCTGATCCCAATTTACTCCTAATTGCATCTGAATACAAATTATGCGGACCATCATGAATAATTTTTAAAATTCCTAAGCCATTTTTTGGGTGATGTATATGGTATGGAATATCTATTGATTGAGAAGCTTTTTGTATAACGGCATTATCATATATGGCTTTGGGGATTAGATGGTGTGCTTCCATTAACGGGTCGGTTACACCTACCATAGACCTGAATGTTGCATTCCACCAATCAGGAAGTTCATGAGTAATAAGTCCCGACGCATCTTGTTTTAGAACTAATTCAACATACCCTGCTGCCGTATTCACTCCAATTTTGGCATATTTTCCTGCCGTTGCTATCCAACCTAAAATAGGGAGGGTCGCTGCAAAACTCAAAGTGGCATGTACACCATCTCCCTCAATAGTATACAAGATTCCATTTGTAAAATCACAAGGCTCTCCTGCCGCAGGAATTAATCCGCAAATATCCAAGCCTGTATGTACATATCCCCCCAATACCAACCAAGTCGCTTCAAGCCCAATAGCAAGGTCTGTCCACCGGGGGTGCGCTTTTCGCAAAATAGCGCATTGCGTTTGATATTCTTTGTATAAATTATAAGAAAACATAGTAGGTGCCGAAAAAATAAAAGGAGCATTATATAATCCTGTTTCATAAGCTGTCACTAAACCGTTAGGAGTACCCAGCAGATGTAACATTAATTGACTAGCCTGAGTGGCAGCTACGTCATAATTCTTAGCACTCTCAAAATCAAGACACTGTTGTGCTATTGCGGGAGTGGCATTTGAATTTGTTTCTATATATTGAGATAAGGAACCTGTTAACGCTTTAAGGTTATCGGCACGTTGGCAAAACGTTTCACTATCTATCAATGCATCATATAAATCACTTGTTATAAAGCTATAATTTGGAAGAGAAATTGCTGCCACCTCTGCCGCACTCAACCCCAATCCATACTGCAAAAAAGCGCGTTGTACTTTCTGTTGGTCGGTGGTATTGTTCGCATTGATTTGTCCCATAATACCGTTGAATACACAAATCGGGTCGGCGCAGGCACTCGCTACCGAAAGCAAACCGTTGCCGCTGCAACTAAATCCGCAATTGCTCAAAGCCACATTTATCATATACTCATAAGTATAGGTACTGCTCGCACTCGTAAAGCCCAGCTTTTCCATATACAAATTCACCACCTGCCGTTTTTGGTTTTCGCATAAGTTGCCTATTTCGTAGCGGCTCAGGGTACTCAGGTTGTCGCCGGCAAAGTTGCTGCTCACGTTGAGTTTCAGCGTACCATCGCTCAACAGAAAAGGCTGCGCTGCACTGCCGAGTTTGCTCCCTATCTGCGACATATTGTAGCCGCTTTTCAACACTTCCTGCGCCACACGATATACCACGCTGAGGTTTTTGTTGGGAGCGGTACTGCTTTTTACCTGCTTCACATAGATAGATGTCGTATTGGACAAGAGATAGCGGGTAGAGCCATCTGTTACCAAAAAATCTACGCCTGCATCGGGGCGGCTGTAGGGCTGCACGGTGTATTGCTTGCCGCCGCCATTGATGATAAAAGGTTTGCCCACGCAATTGCGGCAACTATTGCTGGGGTCGTTGAAATAGCTGATGAGGTTGCTGGCGTTATTGATTTCTAATTTCCAGCAAAATTCGGCTTCGAAGTTTTGATAGAGGACGCAGTCGTTGTCGTCGCCATCAATTTTGCCGTTGTCAAATTGCGTAGTGGGTTCGGGTGACAACAGTTCGTCATTTTCGGGCTTTTGGCAGGCACCGAATAAGAACATCAATAAAAAACTCGCTAATAGCGCAATGCGGGGGGGGGCAGAGTTGTGTTAATTTTTTCATAATAATACATAG harbors:
- a CDS encoding AHH domain-containing protein, whose translation is MFLFGACQKPENDELLSPEPTTQFDNGKIDGDDNDCVLYQNFEAEFCWKLEINNASNLISYFNDPSNSCRNCVGKPFIINGGGKQYTVQPYSRPDAGVDFLVTDGSTRYLLSNTTSIYVKQVKSSTAPNKNLSVVYRVAQEVLKSGYNMSQIGSKLGSAAQPFLLSDGTLKLNVSSNFAGDNLSTLSRYEIGNLCENQKRQVVNLYMEKLGFTSASSTYTYEYMINVALSNCGFSCSGNGLLSVASACADPICVFNGIMGQINANNTTDQQKVQRAFLQYGLGLSAAEVAAISLPNYSFITSDLYDALIDSETFCQRADNLKALTGSLSQYIETNSNATPAIAQQCLDFESAKNYDVAATQASQLMLHLLGTPNGLVTAYETGLYNAPFIFSAPTMFSYNLYKEYQTQCAILRKAHPRWTDLAIGLEATWLVLGGYVHTGLDICGLIPAAGEPCDFTNGILYTIEGDGVHATLSFAATLPILGWIATAGKYAKIGVNTAAGYVELVLKQDASGLITHELPDWWNATFRSMVGVTDPLMEAHHLIPKAIYDNAVIQKASQSIDIPYHIHHPKNGLGILKIIHDGPHNLYSDAIRSKLGSALNPANGTIAKKMTDIYGSLDAAPAEVVQEEVVLFQNWLRNLLQNNPNTPLNQLDNAINLYNP